The Ascaphus truei isolate aAscTru1 chromosome 18, aAscTru1.hap1, whole genome shotgun sequence genome window below encodes:
- the RHCG gene encoding ammonium transporter Rh type C isoform X2, with product MIFVGFGFLMTFLQRYGFGGVGFNFLLAAFGVQWAILMQGWFHTFQNGKILIGIESLINADFCVGSVCIAFGGVLGKISPVQVLLMTLFQVTLFSVNEWVLLDQLHVIDAGGSMTIHTFGAYFGLTVAWILNRPKLKQSNSLEGSVYQSDLFSMIGTLYLWMYWPSFNSAVSNHGDAQHRAAINTYCSLAACVLTTVAISSLVNRTGKLEMVHIQNATLAGGVAVGTAGEMMLTTYGSLIVGFICGIVSTLGFTYLSPFLASKLRLHDTCGIHNLHGLPGVIGGIVGAVTAAAATASVYTQAGLVSLFGFYGPYANRTPSIQGGFQAAGIFVSLAFAFVGGTIVGFILKLPFWGEPADENCFDDAVYWEVPDEDEDVETGKQYVAHEPPSLMQSHKE from the exons ATGATATTTGTTGGGTTTGGGTTCCTCATGACGTTCCTGCAGAGATATGGGTTTGGCGGTGTCGGCTTCAATTTCCTGCTTGCTGCCTTTGGAGTTCAGTGGGCCATTCTCATGCAGGGCTGGTTCCACACGTTTCAAAACGGGAAGATCTTAATCGGTATTGAAAG CCTCATCAATGCTGACTTCTGCGTGGGGTCTGTCTGCATCGCCTTTGGTGGAGTTCTTGGCAAAATTAGTCCCGTACAAGTGCTGCTCATGACTTTGTTTCAAGTGACGCTTTTCTCAGTGAATGAATGGGTCCTTCTTGATCAGCTTCAT GTTATAGATGCTGGAGGCTCCATGACCATTCACACTTTTGGGGCATATTTTGGACTAACAGTAGCCTGGATACTAAACCGCCCCAAATTAAAGCAAAGTAACAGCCTGGAGGGCTCGGTGTATCAGTCTGATCTCTTCTCGATGATCG GAACGCTGTACCTGTGGATGTACTGGCCCAGTTTTAATTCTGCTGTTTCTAATCACGGGGATGCACAGCACAGAGCTGCCATTAACACATATTGTTCCCTGGCAGCCTGCGTTCTCACAACTGTGGCAATCTCCAGTCTTGTAAACAGGACAGGCAAACTAGAAATG GTTCATATTCAGAACGCCACCTTGGCGGGAGGAGTGGCGGTTGGAACCGCTGGAGAAATGATGCTGACCACATACGGATCCCTGATTGTTGGATTTATCTGCGGCATTGTGTCTACGTTGGGATTTACCTACCTTTCG CCATTCTTAGCATCCAAGCTCCGGCTGCATGATACCTGTGGGATACACAACCTTCACGGCCTTCCAGGTGTGATTGGAGGAATCGTGGGAGCGGTGACAGCTGCTGCTGCAACTGCAAGTGTTTATACTCAGGCTGG ACTGGTTTCCCTTTTTGGGTTTTACGGTCCATATGCAAATAGAACTCCCAGCATTCAAGGGGGTTTCCAAGCAGCGGGCATATTTGTGTCTCTTGCCTTTGCCTTTGTGGGAGGCACCATTGTAG gtTTCATTCTAAAATTACCATTTTGGGGCGAACCCGCGGATGAGAACTGCTTTGATGATGCCGTGTACTGGGAG GTCccggatgaggatgaggatgtggAAACTGGCAAGCAGTATGTCGCCCACGAACCGCCCTCATTAATGCAATCTCACAAGGAGTGA